The genome window GAACTTCAGGAAGCAGGCTTCATAAACCGTTCTTAAGGCAGTGAGGGCGCAATCACGGGGGACAATATCCGGCAGTCCTAGCAGTTGAGCGTAAAACTGACCACACAATTGGTCTGCCATCACCACCTGTGAACCGCTTTCACTGTCGAGCCGGTAATATTGGCCATTCCAAAGTTTTTCCTGGTAGATCGGTTTGGCTTGATCAAGCCAACTTTGGTAAGTGGCAATGGTTTCTTGAGGATTTGGGGATAAAGACTGATTAATCAGAATTTTGCCAATTGCAATGGCAGCTTCAAGGGCAGCCAGCCACAAACCGCCGCAGTAAGCGCTAACGCCCTGCAATTGCCAATCATCAAACGTCTGATCCGGCGCACCGGCATTTTCTGGAATGCCATCGCCGTCCTTATCAAATGTCTTAAGATAAGCCAGGGTTTCAACCACAGCCGGCCAGCAGTCGGTGAGAAATTCAATATCGCTGCCACCTGTGAGCAGAAAATCCCGATAGACCTGCAAGACAAAATCACAGGGTAAATCTTTCCACAGGTTACAGTCTTGGTAGCTCGTATAATTCGTTTGCTCCCAAGGGTGTTCATTCGGTGCGCCGAGATCGTGGGGGGTGGCACCGGCTATTTTACGAACCGCTGCCGCTTGGTTATAGCCAATAATGCGCGGGGTATCGTCGCCGGCAGGAATCGCGCGGGCAAACGCGAGCAATACAGATTTTTCCAACTCTGGCCACAGCATCAGCAACGCAAACGAGCCGTACAGCCGCACATCCAGGCTTTCATACCAGCGATAATCGATACATTCGAGCACGGCAAACTGACCTTTGGGGTCGCGTTCATCTGCCCCACTCCAGAGAGTGCCGCCGCCTGTGAGGGCGTAAAGCTCATTAAACAAGGCCATTTTGAACCAATCTGGCAAATCTTCGCGTTCCAGAATTGGTTTTTGCCAAGCTTGAATATTCTCTTTCCAGGTATCTGAATGTTTGAGGGCGGTGCGAACCATTGACCAAGCGTTTTTGCCATGCCGGCCAAAAAAGTCGGTGTAGCGCCGGTAATACCAGGCACCTGAACCAAATTCAGTCACCGGCAAGTCCCATGCAAGGATAAAGGGAATCTTGCGAGTTTTACCGGGTCTCAGGGTAAAGCGAACGGCAAGGGCAACCCCAATTTGCTCTCCCTCTGCTGCCGGTGTTTCGTTATCCTGATCAGAGAGGGAACCATCATCGGCGAAGTATCTCCACACGTCCTCGCCGGTGCCGGCACATTGCCAGCGAGAATTGTAAAACACTTCCACAGCCGGGTTAGTCACGGTGGCGATCGCCAACTGTCCTTCCCCTTCCACAGGTTGCTCATTCGTGCTCAGCCGGCTCATTAAGCAGCCAACCCGGAAATGATCTTCAACCCAGCGATTAAAACTGCCGGCACTTTCTCCCCAGCGTGACTGATATTCGTAAACCGGACTGCCATCATCCCGCACCTGCACTGGGGGCGATTTAATCGCATTGGTAAACCAACCCACCATATTCTGCCAGGTGAGCATAATGCTGACGACGATTGGTTCATCGGTTGGGTTGTAAGCAGTCCATTCAAAAATAGCCAGGGGATAACTGCTTTCCTGGTAATTACGGGGCCAAACTGGCGAAAATTGCTCACACGTCAGTTCTGCCTTAAATACCCCTTCATAAACAAACCAGCTTTGGGGATAAAGCGCATGGTAAGTGCCGGTTCCTGTCTCCCCGTCTCCCCCTCTTGTCTTGGGATACCACTGCCACGCCGGAAGACTCCCATCTGCCGGGGGTTCGGTACACAGGGCAAATGCTTGCTTCTTGCCGGCTGCTTCCTCAAAAACGCTAAACTGGCAAGCCGGTAAGTTGTTAAAAATATGTTCTCCCCCGTCAAGATGCCAGAGATTAAAATCCCCACGGGAAGACCGGCCTATACAGCCGGCACCAAAGCCACCTAAAGGCATTCCATGCCACGGGCCATCATCAAGATTGCTGGCGTAGCGCACAGTGTAAGGCTTGTCCCATCCGAGGCCAATGGGACGATTCCAGGTATAGGGAGGAATTTTGGGACGAGGAGTTGGATCGATCATGTCCTCGATTTTACCGCTCACCGGCATTGTCGGGGCAACCGAAAACCGAAACATTCGAGTTTCTGCCGAACTGCCGGCAGCCCACATTCACTTTTATTACGTTTAAAATTCTTAATCTTTTCCGCCTCCTCTTGTAGCTGACAGGGGGCACGGAATCCAATAGGCTGATCGAAGTGGCAATTTTTGCCTTCGCACTTTTTAGCCCACCCTTGCAAATTCGTTAGTATCCCAAAAATGCCTCTTAAAATCGTTCAAAACTTTGATAGCAGCTTTACCCTTGAACCTGCGGCAAAAGCAACTCTGTTTAACTTATTAACAGGTGAAGCCTTTATCAATCAAATTGCCCAACAGGGACACTGCGAACAAATTGAATTTACGGAATTACTGTTCCAGCCAGTTCCCTATAGTTTGGCAACCCCCAAAGGGATGCCGGCTGAATTTGAGCCATATCATGAATCAGAAGATTACGTTATTATTAACGTTCCGCCTAACTTTATGTTCAACGCTAAAATATTTAAACCCAGCCGGCTTTGTGCGATTTATCGCAAAATTAAATAAAAAAACTTTATCCAATTACCCTAAAGCCGGCCCTTCTTCAAAAAAGCTCTTTTCAATTTTTACTCACACCTGACAATTCCAAACTCAGCACTTAGGACTCAGCACTCAGGACTTAATATGACCACTGAAACAGACATCCCATCTCTACAGAGTTTAGAATATCTTTCCTACCTTGATAGCGGTGGACAACTACCTGAAAACTTGCAAGGTAAAGTTGGGGTATACGCAATTTTTGATTCAGAAAAAGTGTTGCAATTTGTTGGTTATTCCCGTGATGTTTATCTCAGCCTCAAACAACACTTTGTCCGCCAACCGCAAAACTGTTACTGGCTAAAAGTCCAAACCATTGACCGACCTAGCCGCACGATTTTAGAAAATATCCGTGAATCTTGGATCGCAGAAAATGGTGGCACACCGGCAGGTAATGCAGCTGATGAAGTGAAGTGGACTCAGCCGATTGATGTGAAAAGCCTGATGACTTCTGAGGAACAGGCGAGTTATGAAAAGGCTGCCGGTCAGGAAATGGAACAGTCAAAAGTGTTGAAAAATGCTGCCCGACGGGTTGAAGCCGGCATTTTGGCTTCCCTCAAAACCCGTGGCTTACAAACAGAAGTTCGCTTTAACCCCAAACTCAAAGAAAGCGGTTTGCTTGATTTAAAATAGCAGCAATTTATCAATTTTCTTTTCTCTTGATAAACTTTATAAACCTCGTAGGTTGGATTGATAAAGGAATTCTGAGTTGGGCTTAATCTTCTTGCAAAAATTATTTTTATTACCGCAGAGAAACATCAACATTTGATGCGCTTCTTTTCTGTTTGTTTTTATAATTTTTGCAAGAAGTCAAGCGTGTTGAACCGGCAAATTTTCCCAAAATCTGCTTTTTTCTCAGTTATGCAGAAGTTTCAGCCCCATTTTAACTTTGTCCATGAGAGTTTTTTGTGACACACAGGTAATCAGGCAAAGTTTCCCACAATCCAAAGTTTGCTGACGAACTTTTTGCGCTTTTTTGCCATACCAAATATCTCGCGCACTTTCGTTTTTGACATTGCCAATTACGGGATAGTCATTACATAGTTTTACATTTCCATCCGTTTCAATCCAGTAATTGCGAAGTCCCACCCGACAAGGCATATTTTCCGCCGGCGCTTTTTCTTCACGGAAGTGGGGCAGCATGAGTCGCAAGATTTCATCGCTGTTCATAATGGGTGCGCCGTTTTTCTTCATTTCAATCAGGCGCTCAATTACGTTTGCGAATTCTTCTTGGTCTTCTTGTTCAACCCACAGTTCTTCATAAGTTTCTTGTGTCCACCGATTAACCGGCTGGAAGTTGACGGTTGTCACTCCCATTTTTTCCGCCCACTCAACGATATCAGGCAACAAACGGAAATTTAATTTATTAATCGTCGGTTTGACGGTAATCGGAAACTTCACACCCTGTTTGTCACACTCCTCGCGCAGATATTTAATGCCGTTAGAAAGCTTGGCAAATAATCCTGGATAACCGCGAAGGTAATCATGAAGTTCGGCATTAGGGCCATCGACTGAAAAATTGACATTAAAAGGCCGAGCTGCTACAGTTTTTTCTGCATTTTCCTTCGTCATGCACGAGCCATTTGTTGTCACGCCGCTGTGGATGCCATTCGCGCCGCAAAAGGCAAGTAAATCTATAAATCCTTTTTTAATAAAAGGTTCGCCCCCACTAAAGTTTATGGAAAACTCGCCGACAAACGCTTTGATGCTCAATAGGGCATTCTTCCATTCTTCGATGCTCATTTCGTCTTTGTAATTCTTGAGCCGCCAGTATTCACACTGCCGGCATTTCACATTGCAATGCTCATTGATAATCCCGTAAAAAGTCACCGGCTTGGTAGTGTCGTAGCCAGTATTCCGATAAACCGATTCTGCAACTGCATTTTGAGTGTGCTTAACTGCCAGTTTAGACAGAGTTAACGGGTTCATGAGGGATACCTCTCAAAGGTGATTTTTGACAAAATTCCTACCCGCTTAATTCTGCACACATTGCAATTATGCAATGAGCAATTGACAGCAAAGCGCTCTCGCCAAATTCAGCTTCTGCCGCGCCGGCGCTAATGCCATTCAGAATTTTTAGCGGGTTGCAAAAAAAGAAAGCCAGCGAATCGATTCGCTGGTGCGTTCAGGTTTAATTAAACTCTTGAGTGATGAGAGTAAGGGAAGAATAAGTAAAGTTGTTGCCATTTTGGCAGATGTTTTTTAAACTTAACAATTGCTCGCTGCCTGACTTGCTTCTCTATCGCAAGAACCTACAGAGAAAAAGGTTTCTATGGCTAAGTCCGCTTGTTTAAAATATTCTCATTTCTGGAATTCAATTTTTTAAGGTTGCAATGGGTGTAAGCTAAATGTCTCTACAATTGAGGCATAGGCTACCCAAATTTCTATGAGTTCGACCCTGATAGGCAATCGCTATCGCATTCTTCGGTCGCTGGCCACCGGCGGCTTTGGCGAAACCTTTTTGGCCGAAGACACCCACACACCTTCCGCACGCCAGTGTGTGATTAAGCAGCTCAAACCGATCATTAACGATCCCCAGATGTACCAGCTGGTGCAAGAGCGATTTAAGCGAGAAGCGGCCATTCTGGAAACTCTGGGCGAGGGCAACAACCAAATTCCCCGCTTGTATGCCTACTTTGAGGAAGCGGGCAAGTTTTTCTTAGTGCAGGAATTTATCGAGGGTCAAACCCTGACGCAAAAGGTGGCAGCAGAAGGCCGCGTCAACGAAAATGCTGTTAGGGAAATCCTGGTAAAGATTTTGCCGGTTTTGGATTATGTGCATCGCAACCGGATGGTGCATCGGGATATTAAGCCGGATAACATCATCATGCGGCAACGGGATGGCTTGCCGGTGTTAATTGATTTCGGCGCGGTGAAGGAATCTATGGCCACCGCCCTCAATACTCAAGGTAATCCCACTCAGTCAGTGGTTGTGGGAACGCCGGGTTTTATGCCGTCTGAGCAAGCTGCCGGCAGACCGACTTATTCAAGCGATCTATACAGTTTGGGGCTGACAGGGATTTATCTGCTCACCGGCAAAACTCCCCAACAGATGCAAAGCGATCCGCAAACGGGTGAGATTATTTGGCGTCCTTATGCGCCCAATATTAGTCCTGGTTTGGCAACGGTGCTGGATAAGGCAATTCACTCTCATTCCTCCCAGCGCTATAGCACTGCCCAAGAAATGCAAGCGGCGCTGCAAGCTGCCCCTGAATCAACATTTTCATCAAGCGAGA of Microcoleus sp. FACHB-68 contains these proteins:
- a CDS encoding GH116 family glycosyl hydrolase → MIDPTPRPKIPPYTWNRPIGLGWDKPYTVRYASNLDDGPWHGMPLGGFGAGCIGRSSRGDFNLWHLDGGEHIFNNLPACQFSVFEEAAGKKQAFALCTEPPADGSLPAWQWYPKTRGGDGETGTGTYHALYPQSWFVYEGVFKAELTCEQFSPVWPRNYQESSYPLAIFEWTAYNPTDEPIVVSIMLTWQNMVGWFTNAIKSPPVQVRDDGSPVYEYQSRWGESAGSFNRWVEDHFRVGCLMSRLSTNEQPVEGEGQLAIATVTNPAVEVFYNSRWQCAGTGEDVWRYFADDGSLSDQDNETPAAEGEQIGVALAVRFTLRPGKTRKIPFILAWDLPVTEFGSGAWYYRRYTDFFGRHGKNAWSMVRTALKHSDTWKENIQAWQKPILEREDLPDWFKMALFNELYALTGGGTLWSGADERDPKGQFAVLECIDYRWYESLDVRLYGSFALLMLWPELEKSVLLAFARAIPAGDDTPRIIGYNQAAAVRKIAGATPHDLGAPNEHPWEQTNYTSYQDCNLWKDLPCDFVLQVYRDFLLTGGSDIEFLTDCWPAVVETLAYLKTFDKDGDGIPENAGAPDQTFDDWQLQGVSAYCGGLWLAALEAAIAIGKILINQSLSPNPQETIATYQSWLDQAKPIYQEKLWNGQYYRLDSESGSQVVMADQLCGQFYAQLLGLPDIVPRDCALTALRTVYEACFLKFHEGKIGAANGLLPDGSPVNPKATHPLEVWTGINFGIAAFMVQMGMKEEAFALSEAVVRQIYDNGLQFRTPEAITAVGTFRASHYLRAMAIWSIYGVMTNFRGSH
- a CDS encoding GIY-YIG nuclease family protein, with translation MTTETDIPSLQSLEYLSYLDSGGQLPENLQGKVGVYAIFDSEKVLQFVGYSRDVYLSLKQHFVRQPQNCYWLKVQTIDRPSRTILENIRESWIAENGGTPAGNAADEVKWTQPIDVKSLMTSEEQASYEKAAGQEMEQSKVLKNAARRVEAGILASLKTRGLQTEVRFNPKLKESGLLDLK
- a CDS encoding radical SAM protein, which encodes MNPLTLSKLAVKHTQNAVAESVYRNTGYDTTKPVTFYGIINEHCNVKCRQCEYWRLKNYKDEMSIEEWKNALLSIKAFVGEFSINFSGGEPFIKKGFIDLLAFCGANGIHSGVTTNGSCMTKENAEKTVAARPFNVNFSVDGPNAELHDYLRGYPGLFAKLSNGIKYLREECDKQGVKFPITVKPTINKLNFRLLPDIVEWAEKMGVTTVNFQPVNRWTQETYEELWVEQEDQEEFANVIERLIEMKKNGAPIMNSDEILRLMLPHFREEKAPAENMPCRVGLRNYWIETDGNVKLCNDYPVIGNVKNESARDIWYGKKAQKVRQQTLDCGKLCLITCVSQKTLMDKVKMGLKLLHN